CCCGGCGCGGGATGCGCGCCATGGGCACGCCGTCCAGCGTGACGCGGCCGGCCTGGGGACGCAGAAAGCCCATCACCGCCTTCAGCAGCGTCGATTTGCCGCAGCCGTTCGGCCCGACCAGCGCGGTGAAGCGCCCCGGCGCGAAGCTGGCGTCCAGCCCGCGAATGACCGGCTTTCGGCCATAGCCGACCGTCAGGCCCTGGATGCGGATCACGTTTTCACTCCGGCTGGCAATCGCGTCCTCCGGTTCGTAAAGTAAAACACTCGGAATTATCCAGACGCAATTTCACGAGGAGCATGCGATGGCGCGGATGCTGCATATCGGTCTGGCCCTTGCCCGGACCTGGGGGCCGCCGCCGGCCCCGGACCAGGCGCTGGCGCTGGATTGCGCGCTGGCGGTCCGGGCCGAGGCCGCGCATCTGGACTTCGTCTTCAAGCCAGACAGCCTTTACATCGACCCGAAGGGGGCGGGGCCGCGCATCGCGCGGGCGGCGCTGGATCCGACGCTGGTGCTGACCGCCGTGGCCGGGGCGACGCGGCGGATCGGGCTGGTCACGACGGTCTCGACCAGTTTCAATCCGCCCTATGTCGCCGCGCGGCAATTGCAGACGCTGAACTGGCTCAGCAACGGCCGGGCGGGCTGGAACATCGTCACCGCGCTGGATGGAGAGCGGAATTTCGGCCTTGCCGCCATGCCCTCGGCGGCCGAGCGTTACGCCCGCGCGGCCGAGTTCACCGATGTCGTGCGCCGCCTTTGGGACAGCCACGGTGCCGAAGGGCTGGCGGCCATCGACCATTGCGGCGCCTTCTATCAGGTCGAGGGGCCGCTGAACGTGCCGCGCCATCCCGCGCGCGTCGCGCTGTTCCAGGCCGGCGCCTCGGCCGAGGGCCGCGGCTTCGCCGCCTCGGTCGCCGATGCGATCTTCGCCTCGGTCCCCGACCCTGCCGCGGGGCAAGAGCTGCGGTCGGACCTGCAGCGCCGGGCCCGCGCCGCCGGCCGCGACGACGCGCCGCGGCTGCTGCCGGGCTTTCACGCCTATCTGGCGCCCAGCCGGAGCGAGGCGCAGGAGATGTTCCGCGAGGCGCAGGCCCGCCGCGATCCTGCCGCGCTGCGGGCCAAGCTGGGGGCGCTGGTCGGCCGCGACCTGGGCGACTGGCCCGAGGACCGCCCCCTGACCCCCGCGGACCTGCCGGCCGGGGACGCGGCGCTGCGCAGCCGCACCCATTCGGGGCTGCTGCAGCGGCTGATCCGGCAGGAAAGCCCGCCCCTGCGCGACCTGCTGCTGCGCCCCGAGGTCGCCAATTCCGGGCACTGGACCTTCGTCGGCACCCCGGCCGAGGCCTTGGCCGAGATCGCCGCCTGGTCGGATGCCGGGGCCATGGACGGCTTCATCGCCCTGCCGGGCGGCAGCGGGGAATCGCTGGACCTGCTGCTGTCCGAACTGATCCCGGCGCTGGCCGAGGCGCGGCGCTTTCGCCACGCCTATGCCGGAGAGACGCTGGCCGCGCATCTGGGGCTTGCCTCGCCGGCGTCCAGCGGCTGATCGTCCTGCGGCTGTGCAAAGCGGGCCAGCATCGCCTCGACCGCTTGGGTGATCCGGCGGATTTCGGCGGGGCCGTAGCGGTCGGCGCGATGGCTTAGCATGATGCGCAGGCCGGCGGTCTCGTCCGCCACGTCCTCGACGATCTCGAATTGCAGGCCCAGCAGCGATTCCGCCTTGTCCGGGTCGATCTGCCGGTATTCGACGCGGCTGCCGTCCATCAGCGCGATGG
This Paracoccus pantotrophus DNA region includes the following protein-coding sequences:
- a CDS encoding NtaA/DmoA family FMN-dependent monooxygenase (This protein belongs to a clade of FMN-dependent monooxygenases, within a broader family of flavin-dependent oxidoreductases, the luciferase-like monooxygenase (LMM) family, some of whose members use coenzyme F420 rather than FMN.), translating into MARMLHIGLALARTWGPPPAPDQALALDCALAVRAEAAHLDFVFKPDSLYIDPKGAGPRIARAALDPTLVLTAVAGATRRIGLVTTVSTSFNPPYVAARQLQTLNWLSNGRAGWNIVTALDGERNFGLAAMPSAAERYARAAEFTDVVRRLWDSHGAEGLAAIDHCGAFYQVEGPLNVPRHPARVALFQAGASAEGRGFAASVADAIFASVPDPAAGQELRSDLQRRARAAGRDDAPRLLPGFHAYLAPSRSEAQEMFREAQARRDPAALRAKLGALVGRDLGDWPEDRPLTPADLPAGDAALRSRTHSGLLQRLIRQESPPLRDLLLRPEVANSGHWTFVGTPAEALAEIAAWSDAGAMDGFIALPGGSGESLDLLLSELIPALAEARRFRHAYAGETLAAHLGLASPASSG